Genomic window (Aurantimicrobium sp. INA4):
AACGCCAGCAGATAAGGCCAACTACACTGCCTTACTAGCTGAATTCCAGAAGGAACTAGCAGCTCAGAGTGCACGTGATGGTGAACACCACCCACTCACGATTGCAGCGCCTGCTGGCCCCACCACCATTCCCAACCTGGAAGCCAAGAACATTGGTGGAATCGTCGACTGGATGAACCTGATGTCTTATGACTACCACGGTGGCTGGGATCCCATTACTGGGCACAACGCACCGATGAAGGTAAGTAGTAAAGACACTGCAACAGGATTTAGTGTGTCCGACGCGGTTGACGCATATCTCACTGCTGGATTCCCTGCACAAAAACTTGTGCTTGGTTTGCCACTGTATGGCCGGGGCTGGGAAAACGTCAGCTCAGCACAAAACGGGCTCTACCAACCTGCGACTAATGCCTCAGTTGGCACGTGGGAAAAGGGCGTCTTTGATTACACCGATATCAAAAACAACTACCTCCCCACCATGAACCGCTACTGGGATGCAGAGGCTCAGGTTCCTTACCTCTATGACCCTGTACGAAAGTTATGGATCAGCTATGACGACCCCCAGTCCATCAAAATCAAAGTGGACTACATCAAAGCCAAAGGTCTTGGCGGCGCAATGGTGTGGGAACTCAGTGGTGACAGAGATGAAGAACTCATCGATGTCATAGGAACAAACCTTAAATAATTACCACCTATCGGTCACTGTGGGAGAAGTATTCAGACTTCTCCCACAGTGCTTTAGGTAGAGTAATTATTAGGCTTCGAACAATATGGAGGACACATGTCTGACGAAAGCAAATGCCCATACATGGGTGGAACTTCCAGCTCATCTGGAACCTCAAACAATGATTGGTGGCCTAACCAGCTGAACTTGGATTCACTGACCCACAACTCCCCCAAGTCTGACCCTATGGACCCAGACTTTGACTACGCCACAGAGTTCAAGAGCTTGGATTTGGCAGCAGTCAAGAAAGACATTTACGAGCTGATGACCTCGTCACAAGACTGGTGGCCAGCCGACTATGGTCACTACGGTCCTTTCTTTATCCGTATGGCGTGGCACAGTGCAGGCACCTATCGCATCAGCGACGGTCGCGGTGGTGCAGGCCAGGGCCTCCAGCGTTTTGCTCCATTGAACAGCTGGCCAGATAACGTCAACCTGGACAAGGCACGACGCTTGCTGTGGCCCGTAAAGAAGAAGTACGGCAAGAAACTCAGCTGGGCTGACCTCATGATTCTTGCTGGTAACTGCGCCATCGAAGACATGGGTCTGAAGACCTTTGGTTTCGGCGGTGGACGTGCTGATGTCTGGGAAGCAGATGACACCTACTGGGGTCCTGAAGCAGAATGGCTCGCGAACAAGCGTTACAGCGGTGATCGAGACCTAGAGAACCCCCTCGCTGCAGTTCAGATGGGTCTGATTTACGTCAACCCTGAAGGTCCAGACGGCAACCCCGACATCTTGGCTTCCGCACGTGACATTCGCGAAACTTTTGCCCGTATGGCGATGGATGACGAAGAAACTGTTGCCCTGATCGCAGGTGGTCACACCTTCGGTAAGGCTCACGGAGCTGCTGATGCAGATAAGTATGTTGGCCCCGAACCGGAGGGTGCACCGATTGAAGAGCAGGGACTTGGCTGGAAAAACAGCTATGGAACAGGTCATGGTGCGGACACTATTTCCTCCGGCCTCGAAGGTGCATGGACTCCCAACCCCACCAAATGGGACAACGGATACTTCGAAACCCTCTTTGGATACGAGTGGGTTATGACCAAGAGCCCTGCTGGCGCAATCCAGTGGGTTCCTTCTGACGAGTCAGCTGCCTCACTGGTTCCTGATGCACACATTGCAGGAAAGACACACGCCCCAGTCATGTTCACCACTGACTTGGCACTGCGTACTGACCCTGCATACGAGAAGATCTCGCGTCACTTCTTGGAGAACCCCGATGCCTTTGCAGATGCTTTTGCACGCGCATGGTTCAAGCTCACTCACCGTGATATGGGACCCATCTCCCGTTATCTCGGACCCGAGGTTCCTGCAGAGCAGCTCATCTGGCAGGACCCAGTTCCTGCGGTTGATCACCCTCTGGTTTCTGATGCAGATGTTGCAGAAATCAAAAAGCAGGTGCTTGCTTCCGGTCTGAGTGTTTCTCAGTTGGTATTCGTCGCATGGGCTTCTGCGTCCAGCTACCGCAACAGCGACAAGCGAGGCGGTGCCAACGGTGCCCGTATTCGCCTGGAGCCACAGCGCAACTGGGCCGCAAATGACCCACAAGCACTCGCTCCTATCCTGGCGAAGCTGGAATCCCTACAGAGTGATCTTGCCGCAGCAGGCAAGAAGATCTCACTTGCGGACCTCATCGTTCTGGCAGGTTCTGCAGCAGTTGAAAAAGCGGCAGCAGATGCTGGCGTAAACGTCACTGTACCTTTCCACCCTGGTCGCACTGACGCAACTCAGGAGCAAACAGACGTCAACTCCTTCGCTGTTTTGGAGCATGTAGCTGATGGTTTCCGCAACTATGCCAGCAAGGGCCACGGCCCTGTTGCTGAGCGTTTGTTGGTTGACCGCGCTAACCAGCTCAACCTCACCGCTCCAGAAATGACTGTTCTGGTGGGAGGTTTACGAGTGCTTGGAGCCAACACCGGTGGTTCAACCGTAGGTGTATTCACCAAGACTCCTGGTGTGCTCACGAATGACTTCTTCGTGAACCTGCTGGAACTTGGCAACACCTGGCACCCACAGTCCGGCGACACCGGCCTCTTCGATGCTCGCGACAACGCCACCGGCGCTGCAAAGTGGACCGGAAGCCGTGCAGATCTCGTGTTCGGTTCGAACTCGATTCTGCGTGCTCTTGCAGAGGTTTACGCCAGCGATGACGCCAAGACCAAGTTCGTCAATGACTTCGTTGCTGCCTGGGTCAAGGTCATGGAGAACGATCGTTTCGATCTAGCCTAAGAACCAATCAAGAAAGGGACCCCATCACGGGGTCCCTTTTTTGTAGGGCGGACGGGACTTGAACCCGTGACCGACGGATTATGAGTCCGCTGCTCTAACCGGCTGAGCTACCGCCCCTTGTGAGCCGATAGTAAAAGTTTAGTCGTCTGTGAGCTCTGGGTCTGGATCTACTACGTCTTCGCCACGATACAAGGCTTCGAAGGTGTCCAGCGTACGAGTGATGTCGTGACCGCGAATGAACTTGAGAGAGTTGTTCTTCATACGAAGCAACTCGTCATCGTCTGCGGTGAGAACTTTCACCAGCTTGTCGCGTAAATCTTCGACGTTGTTAGGCTCGAACAGGTAACCGTTCTCTCCGTCGTGAACAAGGTGTGGCAGTGCCATTGCGTCTGCACCCACCACAGGAAGAGCGGTGGCCATTGCCTCCATGGTGGCGATGGACTGCAGTTCTGCGATAGAGGGCATGGCAAAAACTTTTGCTCTGGTGAGTGCAGCTTTCAGCTCATCATCACTGACATATCCGGCGAAGAAGACTTTGTCGTCTAGGCCCATGTTTTTCACCTGCTGCTTCATCTGCTGAAGCAGGTCACCCCCGCCAACGAATTCCAAGGTTGCATTGAGCTCGGGTGGCAGTTTAGTGAATGCTTTGAGCAGAACATCGAGCTTCTTCTCACCAGTGATGCGACCGACGAACAAAATTCGGTTCTCCCCCTTGGTGTCAAAGTTGGGGGTGTAGTGGTGGGCGTTAATTCCACACGAGATGGCGTGGACGTCAGTAAGGTGCGTGTACTCCTCGAGGAAGTTGGCTGCTCTGCGTGTGGGTGTAGTGACAGCCTCAGCGCGGCTAAAGGTCCTGTATGCAGCCTTCCAGACCAAACGAATGACGCTCTTCTGGGTGGACTTAGGCAAAAGCGTGAACTGCATCATGTTTTCAGGCATGAAGTGGTTGGTTCCAATGATGCGAATTCCTCGAAGCTGAGCTTCTTTCGTCAATCCGCCACCGACAATGAGGTGGGATTGGAAGTGCACGACATCTGGTTTGAAACTGTCCAAGATTCGCGCACTGTTGTGACGTACACGCCAAGGAAGCATGTAGCGAAGCCAGTCGTGGGGGTACCAACGCCAGCTCTTTACGCGATACATCATCATGGGCTGACCCTCGTGGGTTTCTACCCACGTGCCCGACTTCCGACCTGCTGCCGGAGCCATGACTCGAACGTCGTGACCGCGTTCGACCAGGCCTGCAGCCAATCGCTCCGCGAACTTTGCAGCGCCATTAACATTGGGGCCGAATGTGTCACATCCAATAAGGATGCGTAATGGTTTCGGCATAGTGCCTTTAGTCTACGGACTTAGCCTTCTTCATCGCTTCTTTAGCGCCGTGTGCCGCCGCATTGACCTTAGCCTTAGACTCCGCTTTTGCGCTCTGGAATCCGGCTTTTGCCTCTTTACTCGCTGCTGAAACAGGATCGTGGGCGTCCGGGTGATATTTCGCTAGAAGGAAGACACCAATGATGGCTAGAACGCCTGCCAGGACGTAGCTGACAATGGCCCAGCCAGGTGCCTGTGAGGCTTCATCGAGAATTAAAATACCGATGGCAACAGCAACAATTGGATCGATTACTGTAAGCCCCGCAATTACAAGATCTGGCGGGCCTGTTTGGTAGGCATTTTGCACAAAGAGGGCGCCCAAAACAGTCGCGGCAAGCAGCGCAGCTAAGCACGCCCAGGTCAACCAGTCAGTTGCACCGTGAATCACGCTCGTAATGACCACCTTGGCAAGAGTTGCCACGAAACCGTAGAGCACACCGGCTCCTACGATGTAATACAACGCTGAAAGGTGCTTGCGGTAGATCAGGAACAGCACACCGAATATTGCGAGGACAACAATTAATATGACCAGGATTTCGGCGAGATCGGCTGAGGTCATCGGTGCATTGATTGCTGTAAATGCTGCGATAGAAACGAAAATACCGATACCGCCGACTGAGAGGGCGATGGCAACAATCGATTGGGTATTGAGCTTGGTCTTTGTCACACGGGCGTTGAGCACCGCTGTAATCACAAGCGCAACAGCACCAATTGGTTGAACCACAATCAGAGGTGAGAAGCCCAGAGAGATGAGCTGAAAAATAATGGCAGCGCCTAAGAAAACGGTGCCGGTCAGCCACGAAGGCCTCTTAAATAGTGCAACTAGCTGTTTGAGATTAAGCGCAGACTTTGCGTCTTCTCCATCACCGACTTTATTCACTCCACGGTGCTGCAACTGCGCACCCACAGACATGAGGATGGCGCCCACGAGGGCAAAAGGAATACCGATGAGTTGTGCCGGCTCAAACGAGACCTTAGCAAGGTCAGTGAGGTCGTTGAGCTGCATACCTCCACGCTAGCGTGGACTCTTGCAAATAAGCTGAAGGCATGACCGTACTCCCCATTGTGATTTCTGGTGATCCTGCGCTGCACAAACCTGCTGAACCCGTCACCGTGTTTGATAGCGAACTAGAAACCCTGGTTGCCGACATGTTTGAAACCATGGATGCTGCCCCTGGAGTCGGTCTGGCAGCACCACAGGTGGGTGTAAGCC
Coding sequences:
- a CDS encoding DMT family transporter — its product is MQLNDLTDLAKVSFEPAQLIGIPFALVGAILMSVGAQLQHRGVNKVGDGEDAKSALNLKQLVALFKRPSWLTGTVFLGAAIIFQLISLGFSPLIVVQPIGAVALVITAVLNARVTKTKLNTQSIVAIALSVGGIGIFVSIAAFTAINAPMTSADLAEILVILIVVLAIFGVLFLIYRKHLSALYYIVGAGVLYGFVATLAKVVITSVIHGATDWLTWACLAALLAATVLGALFVQNAYQTGPPDLVIAGLTVIDPIVAVAIGILILDEASQAPGWAIVSYVLAGVLAIIGVFLLAKYHPDAHDPVSAASKEAKAGFQSAKAESKAKVNAAAHGAKEAMKKAKSVD
- the katG gene encoding catalase/peroxidase HPI, whose product is MSDESKCPYMGGTSSSSGTSNNDWWPNQLNLDSLTHNSPKSDPMDPDFDYATEFKSLDLAAVKKDIYELMTSSQDWWPADYGHYGPFFIRMAWHSAGTYRISDGRGGAGQGLQRFAPLNSWPDNVNLDKARRLLWPVKKKYGKKLSWADLMILAGNCAIEDMGLKTFGFGGGRADVWEADDTYWGPEAEWLANKRYSGDRDLENPLAAVQMGLIYVNPEGPDGNPDILASARDIRETFARMAMDDEETVALIAGGHTFGKAHGAADADKYVGPEPEGAPIEEQGLGWKNSYGTGHGADTISSGLEGAWTPNPTKWDNGYFETLFGYEWVMTKSPAGAIQWVPSDESAASLVPDAHIAGKTHAPVMFTTDLALRTDPAYEKISRHFLENPDAFADAFARAWFKLTHRDMGPISRYLGPEVPAEQLIWQDPVPAVDHPLVSDADVAEIKKQVLASGLSVSQLVFVAWASASSYRNSDKRGGANGARIRLEPQRNWAANDPQALAPILAKLESLQSDLAAAGKKISLADLIVLAGSAAVEKAAADAGVNVTVPFHPGRTDATQEQTDVNSFAVLEHVADGFRNYASKGHGPVAERLLVDRANQLNLTAPEMTVLVGGLRVLGANTGGSTVGVFTKTPGVLTNDFFVNLLELGNTWHPQSGDTGLFDARDNATGAAKWTGSRADLVFGSNSILRALAEVYASDDAKTKFVNDFVAAWVKVMENDRFDLA
- a CDS encoding glycosyltransferase — translated: MPKPLRILIGCDTFGPNVNGAAKFAERLAAGLVERGHDVRVMAPAAGRKSGTWVETHEGQPMMMYRVKSWRWYPHDWLRYMLPWRVRHNSARILDSFKPDVVHFQSHLIVGGGLTKEAQLRGIRIIGTNHFMPENMMQFTLLPKSTQKSVIRLVWKAAYRTFSRAEAVTTPTRRAANFLEEYTHLTDVHAISCGINAHHYTPNFDTKGENRILFVGRITGEKKLDVLLKAFTKLPPELNATLEFVGGGDLLQQMKQQVKNMGLDDKVFFAGYVSDDELKAALTRAKVFAMPSIAELQSIATMEAMATALPVVGADAMALPHLVHDGENGYLFEPNNVEDLRDKLVKVLTADDDELLRMKNNSLKFIRGHDITRTLDTFEALYRGEDVVDPDPELTDD